TGACCCGCCGATATGGAGCGCTCTTGATTATCGATGACCGGGTGGACATAGCCATGGCAGTTTCTGCCGATGGAGTTCATCTGGGACAGAGCGATATGCCGGCCGCTGTAGCCCGAAAGCTTCTTGGACCCGATGCCATCATCGGGGTCTCGGTTATAGGCGATGCCGAGCTGGCTTTAGAGGCCAAGCGGGACGGAGCTGACTATGTGGGGGTCTACGTTTACGCCACCACCTCTAAGCCTACCGATCGGCTGCCGGTTGGCCCCGAGGGCATCCGGCGGCTGCGCCAGGTACCGGAACTGGCCGATTTGCCCATAGTAGCCATCGGCGGCATTAACCGCGATAATGCGGCTGCGGTACTGGCAGCAGGAGCCGATTGCTTGTCGGTGCTTTCGGCGGTGGTAAGTGCCCCCGACATAGAGAAGGCGGCCCGGGACTTAGCTCAAGTTATCCAGGAAGCGAGGCAAAACTCATGACCCAATTGGAACAGGCCAAGAAGGGCATCATTACTCAAGAGATGGAAAAGGTAGCAGCCGAGGAGGGGTTGACCCCCGAAACCATCCGCCAGCTGGTGGCGGAAGGCCAGGTGGTGATCCCGGCCAACGTTAACCACCGGGGACTAAAGCCGGTAGGAATAGGCAAGGGTTTGCGTACCAAGGTAAATGCCAACATCGGCACCTCCAGCGATTACCCCGACTTGGAAGTAGAAATGGCCAAGCTTAAGGTAGCTTTAGAAGCTGGGACCGATGCGGTGATGGACCTCAGCACCGGTGGCGACCTCAACGCCAACCGGCGGCGAATCTTGGAGGCTTGCCCGGTAGCCCTGGGCACGGTTCCCATTTACCAGGCAGCGGTGGAGGCCATTAAAAACCGGGGCTCCTTGGTGGCCATGGAGCCGGAAGACCTATTCCGGGTTATCCTCCAGCATGCCCAAGATGGAGTGGATTTTATAACCGTCCATTGCGGAGTGACTCGGGAGACGGTGGAGCGCCTGCAGCGGGAGGGCCGGCTGGCCGATATCGTTAGCCGGGGCGGGGCCTTCCTCACGGGCTGGATGCTCCACAACCAGAAGGAAAACCCCCTCTACGAACAATTTGATCGGTTGTTAGAGATTTGTCGGCAATACGATGTTACTTTGAGCCTAGGCGATGGCTTGCGACCTGGGTGTTTGGCCGATGCTACCGACCGGGCTCAAGTGCAGGAGCTAATCATTCTAGGCGAACTAGTAGATCGTGCCCGGGCAGCAGGAGTACAGGCCATGGTAGAGGGACCGGGGCATGTGCCCCTGGATCAGATTGCTGCCAACATCCTTCTAGAGAAGCGCCTTTGCCATGGGGCCCCCTTCTACGTGCTGGGGCCGCTGGTAACTGATGTAGCTCCGGGCTATGACCACATCACTTCTGCCATCGGGGCTGCCCAAGCGGCAGCGGCCGGAGCCGATTTTATCTGCTACGTGACTCCAGCTGAACACCTGGGCCTGCCGCGGGAGGAAGATGTGCGGGCCGGGGTAATAGCGGCCCGTTTGGCAGGCCACGCTGGCGATCTGGTCAAAGGGGTAAAAGGAGCCTGGGAATGGGACCAGCAGATGGCCCGGGCCCGCAAGGCTTTGGACTGGGAGGCCCAAATCGATCTGGCCATCGATCCCAAGCGAGCTCGCGAGCTGAGAGGGTCGAGAAACCCTGAACAGGCCGAGGCTTGCTCCATGTGCGGCGATTACTGCGCCATGAAGATCGTGGGCGAATACTTAGGTAAGGAAATGGAAAAATGTTAGAGGATTTCCTTTTTGGCTAACGAAAACAATAGGGGTTAAGTTTTCAGGCCCAAGGGGTGATGGCGGTGGCATATGCAACCTTGGAGGAATTAAAGGCCGAATGCTTAAAATGCAGCCGCTGTGACCTGCGTTCAGGTTGCCGCCAAGTGGTTTTTGGGGAGGGAAACCCAGAGGCTCGGCTGATGCTGGTAGGAGAAGCCCCAGGGGCTCAGGAAGATATTGAGGGCCGGCCCTTTGTGGGGGCGGCCGGCCAGCTCCTGGATCGGATTTTAGCGGCAGCAGGGTTTTCCCGGGAGGAGGTCTTCATCGGCAATGTGATAAAGTGCCGGCCGCCCGGAAACCGCTTTCCCAACGCCGAGGAGGTGGCCAAGTGCCGCCCCTACCTGGATGCCCAAATCCAGTTGATTAAGCCTCGCATAATTCTTTGTCTGGGCAATTTGGCGCTTAAGACTTTGATCAACCCTTATGCTCAGATCACCAAGGATCGGGGCAAATGGGTGGAAAGGAATGGCATCAAGATGATGGCCACTTTTCACCCGGCGGCTCTGCTTCGGGACGCGTCTAAAAAGAAGCCGGTCTGGGAAGACTTTCAGAAAGTGCGCGACCAGTACCGGGTCGAGGTAGCCGAGCAGCTGAGCCTGTTTGGGTAAGGCCGCTCGGGCCAAGGCGGGGCTGGGGAGCGAGCAGGAACCCAAGCAGCCTAGTTTAGAAACTGTGTTGGCGGTAGGCAGATGGGACGGGTGGGAGAACCTTTGACCGTGGTAACTGATAGCCCCGAAGCCACCCGCTGCTGGGGGCGGAGGCTGGCGGCGCTCTTGGCGCCGGGGGATGTGGTATTGCTGGAAGGGGAGCTGGGGGCTGGCAAGACCACCTTTACCCAAGGGATGGCCGACGGCTTGGGAGTGGAAGGGCCAGTTACCAGCCCTTCCTTTACTTTGGCCCACGAATATCGGGGGCGGCTTTCCCTTTACCATTTGGACTTATATCGCTTGGATGATCCTTCGGCGATGGCCGAGGTGGGCTTAGACGAGTATTTGGAGCAAGATGCGGTGGCAGTGGTGGAATGGGCCGAAAAGCTGGGGCCGTTTGTGCCGGAAGCCCACTTGCGAATTGCTATTACCTATGGCCAGGACGAAAACCAGCGCCAGCTCAAGTTTTATCCCCAGGGCGGGCGCTATGCGGCGATGGTGGAGGAGCTGAGGCGCTTTGCTGGTGCTGGGGCTTGATACCGCCACCAAAGCCTTAAGCGTGGCTATAGCCGAGGCCGGGCAGGTGGTGGTAGAGCTTTACCTGAATACTGATGGCCGCCATGCAGTGCGCCTCCTGCCCCTGATCGACCAGGCGTTGAAATGGGCGGGGGTGAGTATGGCGGAAATTGGCGCGGTGGCGGTCTCCGCTGGACCTGGCTCCTTTACCGGCCTAAGGATCGGCATGGCTACTGCTAAGGGACTATGTCAAGCCCTTGGCAAGCCCATCGTGGGGGTGCCTACCTTAGATGTCCTGGCGGCCAATGCGGCCGGGTTTGACGGGCTGGTATTGCCCCTGCTTTATGCCCGGCAAAAGCAGGTTTACACGGCCCTATATCAGACCGGCCTGGGCCCCGGTTCCTCGGCGGGGCAGCGGCGCCTCACCGATTATCGGAGCTTCAAGGTGGAGGCCCTGGGCCCTTGGCTTAAGCACCAGCTTGAGGTTTGGGGCCAAGACCATGGGACTAGCGGCCAAGGTGCCAGGGACGCAAGGATACTGGCCTTGGGCGATGTTCCCCCGGATTATCTTAAACCGGCTCAAGAGCTGGTTGGCCCTTCTTTAGGCTGGGGCCGGCCGGAACAAATGTATCCGCGAGCGACCCAGGTAATTCAGCTAGCCTGGGCCAAGCTTGCCCGGGGCGAGGGTGATGACCTCTACCGCCTGGCGCCCCTTTATATCATGCGCTCCTCCGCCGAAGAGAAGTTGGCCAGCCGTTAGGGGGAAAAAGGTTGGGCACTAAGTGTCGCGAGTACTATATTGAGCCTATGCGGGTGGAGCATCTGGACGAGGTGCTGGCCATTGAGCGGGCCTCATTTCCTACTCCTTGGTCGAAATATGCCTTCCTGGGGGAGATTCGCGACAATCGCTTTGCCCATTACTATGTTGGCCTTTATAACGGGCGGGTGGCCGCCTATGGGGGCATGTGGGTGATCCTGGATGAAGCCCATATCACCAACATTGCGGTTAGCCCTGAGCATCGAAGCCTCAAGCTGGGAAAAGCTATGCTGATTACTCTGATGCAGAAGGCAGCTTATCTGGGCGCGGATAAGATTACTCTGGAGGTAAGGCCCTCCAATTACATAGCCCAAAGCCTGTACCGCAGCCTGGGTTTTGTCCCCACCGGCGTCCGCAAAGGCTATTATACCGATACCCAAGAAGATGCCATCATCATGTGGCGCTACCTCGGCTTGCCCCAAGTGGGCCAGGAGCGAGCCTAAGCTACTTTCTGGGAGCCAACTTGGGGGAGCCGCTCACGGCGCTGGCGGTCAGTGAGCTGCCCTGGACATGAAGGTCTAAGCGGTTTACCCAGCACCCAGCCATGGCCTGTGCCAGAGGCTTGTAACGACACCGTTTGGTGCTGGGCGCCACAGCCGGCGATGGACCTACGCGGATCCGCGAAGGGCTACGGAGCGAAGGAACTGCGGCCATGAGCCAATCTTGAGAGACGATATCCTTCGGAGGCGATTAGTTGTTAATCCTAGGAATTGAGAGTTCTTGCGATGAGACTGCGGCCGCGGTGGTGGAGGATGGCCGCCGGGTGCACTCCAACGTCATTGCTTCCCAGCTCGATGTGCACCAGCTTTTTGGAGGCGTAGTGCCAGAAATCGCTTCCCGCAAGCATCTGGAGTTTATCTCCCCGGTGGTTGCCCAGGCCATGCAGGAAGCCAAGGTAGCGTTTTCTGAGCTTGAAGCCGTGGCGGTAACGTATGGCCCTGGGCTGGTAGGGGCGCTTCTGGTAGGGCTTTCGGCCGCCAAAGGCCTAGCCTACAGTTTGGGCATCCCGCTTATCGGGGTGAACCACATTCGCGGTCACCTTTACGCTGGCTTTCTCCAGTTCCCTGATCTCGAGCCTCCCTTGGTGGTGCTGATTGCTTCCGGTGGCCATACCACTTTGGCCTACTTGGAAAACCATGGCTCCATAAAGATCTTGGGCCGTTCCCGCGACGATGCTGCCGGCGAGGCTTTAGACAAGGTGGCCAGGGCCTTGGGCCTGGGCTATCCCGGTGGCCCGCAGATCGAATCCCTGGCCCGGGACGGCGACCCGCACGCCTTCGACTTTCCCCGAGCGTGGCTGGGGGAAGGAAGTTTGGATTTTAGTT
This is a stretch of genomic DNA from Clostridia bacterium. It encodes these proteins:
- the tsaE gene encoding tRNA (adenosine(37)-N6)-threonylcarbamoyltransferase complex ATPase subunit type 1 TsaE, whose protein sequence is MGRVGEPLTVVTDSPEATRCWGRRLAALLAPGDVVLLEGELGAGKTTFTQGMADGLGVEGPVTSPSFTLAHEYRGRLSLYHLDLYRLDDPSAMAEVGLDEYLEQDAVAVVEWAEKLGPFVPEAHLRIAITYGQDENQRQLKFYPQGGRYAAMVEELRRFAGAGA
- the thiE gene encoding thiamine phosphate synthase, with protein sequence MRTRKEVQGWGLYVIVTSDLAKGRPVEEVVEKALAGGAGVIQLREKNLDTRELLRRAQVARELTRRYGALLIIDDRVDIAMAVSADGVHLGQSDMPAAVARKLLGPDAIIGVSVIGDAELALEAKRDGADYVGVYVYATTSKPTDRLPVGPEGIRRLRQVPELADLPIVAIGGINRDNAAAVLAAGADCLSVLSAVVSAPDIEKAARDLAQVIQEARQNS
- the tsaB gene encoding tRNA (adenosine(37)-N6)-threonylcarbamoyltransferase complex dimerization subunit type 1 TsaB, with amino-acid sequence MLVLGLDTATKALSVAIAEAGQVVVELYLNTDGRHAVRLLPLIDQALKWAGVSMAEIGAVAVSAGPGSFTGLRIGMATAKGLCQALGKPIVGVPTLDVLAANAAGFDGLVLPLLYARQKQVYTALYQTGLGPGSSAGQRRLTDYRSFKVEALGPWLKHQLEVWGQDHGTSGQGARDARILALGDVPPDYLKPAQELVGPSLGWGRPEQMYPRATQVIQLAWAKLARGEGDDLYRLAPLYIMRSSAEEKLASR
- the tsaD gene encoding tRNA (adenosine(37)-N6)-threonylcarbamoyltransferase complex transferase subunit TsaD, with protein sequence MLILGIESSCDETAAAVVEDGRRVHSNVIASQLDVHQLFGGVVPEIASRKHLEFISPVVAQAMQEAKVAFSELEAVAVTYGPGLVGALLVGLSAAKGLAYSLGIPLIGVNHIRGHLYAGFLQFPDLEPPLVVLIASGGHTTLAYLENHGSIKILGRSRDDAAGEALDKVARALGLGYPGGPQIESLARDGDPHAFDFPRAWLGEGSLDFSFSGLKTAVIRQLMSLPKTEKRLADLAASFQEAVFEVLVTKSIRAAQQYQAKTILVAGGVASNQALRQKLVAEGGKQGIQVLAPDPIYCTDNAAMIACAGYYQLLAGDQAPLNLNAVPNLDAASGFCGQLPGDGCG
- a CDS encoding uracil-DNA glycosylase, with translation MAVAYATLEELKAECLKCSRCDLRSGCRQVVFGEGNPEARLMLVGEAPGAQEDIEGRPFVGAAGQLLDRILAAAGFSREEVFIGNVIKCRPPGNRFPNAEEVAKCRPYLDAQIQLIKPRIILCLGNLALKTLINPYAQITKDRGKWVERNGIKMMATFHPAALLRDASKKKPVWEDFQKVRDQYRVEVAEQLSLFG
- the rimI gene encoding ribosomal protein S18-alanine N-acetyltransferase, with product MRVEHLDEVLAIERASFPTPWSKYAFLGEIRDNRFAHYYVGLYNGRVAAYGGMWVILDEAHITNIAVSPEHRSLKLGKAMLITLMQKAAYLGADKITLEVRPSNYIAQSLYRSLGFVPTGVRKGYYTDTQEDAIIMWRYLGLPQVGQERA
- the thiC gene encoding phosphomethylpyrimidine synthase ThiC, giving the protein MTQLEQAKKGIITQEMEKVAAEEGLTPETIRQLVAEGQVVIPANVNHRGLKPVGIGKGLRTKVNANIGTSSDYPDLEVEMAKLKVALEAGTDAVMDLSTGGDLNANRRRILEACPVALGTVPIYQAAVEAIKNRGSLVAMEPEDLFRVILQHAQDGVDFITVHCGVTRETVERLQREGRLADIVSRGGAFLTGWMLHNQKENPLYEQFDRLLEICRQYDVTLSLGDGLRPGCLADATDRAQVQELIILGELVDRARAAGVQAMVEGPGHVPLDQIAANILLEKRLCHGAPFYVLGPLVTDVAPGYDHITSAIGAAQAAAAGADFICYVTPAEHLGLPREEDVRAGVIAARLAGHAGDLVKGVKGAWEWDQQMARARKALDWEAQIDLAIDPKRARELRGSRNPEQAEACSMCGDYCAMKIVGEYLGKEMEKC